A single uncultured Acetobacterium sp. DNA region contains:
- a CDS encoding DUF1697 domain-containing protein translates to MIYVALLRGINVGGKNKVEMKQLKETFLRLGLESVVTYINSGNVVFVDSHQTKDALAEKLRQAIYQEYDLDIPVLIRSLNDFEILMETLPADWKNDDTMRCDVLFLESGLDEAVVMKKLTVKPGIDNALQATGVIIWSVDRKNVIRSSLTKIVGTDLYKKMTIRNVNTTRKLYEMMKSI, encoded by the coding sequence ATGATATATGTTGCTTTATTACGGGGAATTAATGTGGGCGGAAAAAACAAAGTTGAGATGAAACAATTAAAGGAAACATTTCTGCGGTTAGGACTGGAATCGGTGGTGACCTATATTAATTCCGGCAATGTAGTTTTTGTGGATTCGCATCAGACCAAAGATGCGTTAGCAGAAAAACTGCGTCAGGCAATTTATCAGGAATATGATCTGGACATTCCGGTATTGATTCGTAGCCTGAATGATTTTGAAATCTTAATGGAAACCTTGCCAGCTGATTGGAAGAATGATGATACCATGAGATGCGATGTGCTGTTTCTGGAAAGTGGATTGGACGAGGCCGTGGTGATGAAAAAGTTGACCGTTAAACCCGGTATTGATAACGCCTTACAGGCAACCGGTGTGATTATCTGGTCAGTTGACAGAAAAAATGTCATCCGCAGCAGTTTGACCAAAATTGTCGGAACCGACCTTTATAAAAAAATGACAATTCGAAATGTTAATACCACCCGAAAACTTTATGAGATGATGAAAAGCATTTAA